From Primulina tabacum isolate GXHZ01 chromosome 2, ASM2559414v2, whole genome shotgun sequence, one genomic window encodes:
- the LOC142536026 gene encoding uncharacterized protein LOC142536026 isoform X1, with product MDEKAASVSTLPLPVPFLEFLARNGVDPSIYIAASQSTPRYIRLKPGCGTRITEIEEEVKCKVRKVSWLPNFYFLQPDVQIASTKAYQEGKIYGIDAASGAAVVALNVLPGDHILDLCAAPGAKLCMILDLIGCSGSVTGVDVARHRLAASRTMLQKYGLGDRCRLFVADGTIFSFIPPRVRSNFFLGMEEESEIYKEWTHRRPCKERKRVAKARENASSQPFVKTQDPELIFYGSNSGVVGLRKSEVFRSVDDLEILQFGYDKVLVDAECTHDGSVRHIQKFEQWGWATLSRRVLDAERTDDITVLQLKLLTNGFRLLKAGGFLVYSTCSLTVAQNEDVVEQFLSQNLSAEMVEVEDATGWPCIPARIPKTLRFDPSTSFTSGLFISKFTKLTIP from the exons ATGGATGAGAAGGCGGCGTCTGTGAGTACATTACCTCTACCCGTGCCCTTTCTTGAATTTCTTGCTCGAAACGGTGTGGATCCTTCAATTTACATCGCTGCTTCTCAGTCCACACCTCGTTACATTAG ACTAAAACCAGGTTGTGGAACCCGGATTACAGAAATTGAAGAGGAGGTTAAATGTAAGGTTCGAAAAGTGTCTTGGCTACCCAATTTCTATTTTCTTCAGCCTGATGTCCAAATTGCCAGCACAAAGGCTTATCAAGAAGGAAAG ATATATGGCATTGATGCAGCTTCTGGAGCTGCTGTAGTAGCTTTGAATGTTTTGCCAGGCGATCACATTCTTGACCTTTGTGCAGCGCCTG GTGCTAAACTCTGTATGATATTGGACCTCATTGGATGCTCGGGCTCAGTCACTGGTGTTGATGTTGCTAGACATAGGCTGGCAGCTTCAAGAACTATGCTGCAAAAATATGGGCTAGGTGACCGATGTCGTCTTTTTGTTGCAGATGGAACAATTTTCTCCTTTATTCCACCAAGGGTTCGGTCAAATT TCTTTTTGGGAATGGAAGAAGAGTCAGAGATATACAAGGAATGGACACATCGTAGACCATGTAAAGAACGAAAGAGAGTGGCTAAAGCTAGAGAAAATGCTTCTTCTCAACCTTTTGTGAAAACTCAAGATCCCGAGCTTATATTTTATGGGAGTAATTCTGGGGTGGTTGGTTTGAGAAAATCTGAAGTGTTCCGAAGTGTTGATGATCTTGAGATTTTGCAATTTGGCTATGACAAG GTTCTTGTGGATGCAGAATGTACACATGATGGTTCAGTCAGACACATCCAGAAGTTTGAACAATGGGGTTGGGCAACACTTTCACGTCGAGTACTAGATGCTGAGAGAACTGATGACATAACTGTCCTTCAG TTGAAACTTTTGACCAATGGATTCAGATTGCTCAAGGCTGGGGGATTTCTTGTCTACAGCACCTGCAG TTTAACTGTTGCTCAGAATGAAGATGTGGTAGAGCAGTTCCTTTCACAAAATTTATCTGCAG AAATGGTAGAGGTAGAAGATGCTACGGGTTGGCCTTGCATCCCTGCAAGAATACCAAAGACGCTGCGTTTTGATCCATCAACTTCGTTTACGAGTGGACTTTTCATTTCTAAGTTCACCAAGTTAACAATTCCATAA
- the LOC142536026 gene encoding uncharacterized protein LOC142536026 isoform X2: MDEKAASVSTLPLPVPFLEFLARNGVDPSIYIAASQSTPRYIRLKPGCGTRITEIEEEVKCKVRKVSWLPNFYFLQPDVQIASTKAYQEGKIYGIDAASGAAVVALNVLPGDHILDLCAAPGAKLCMILDLIGCSGSVTGVDVARHRLAASRTMLQKYGLGDRCRLFVADGTIFSFIPPRVRSNFFLGMEEESEIYKEWTHRRPCKERKRVAKARENASSQPFVKTQDPELIFYGSNSGVVGLRKSEVFRSVDDLEILQFGYDKLKLLTNGFRLLKAGGFLVYSTCSLTVAQNEDVVEQFLSQNLSAEMVEVEDATGWPCIPARIPKTLRFDPSTSFTSGLFISKFTKLTIP, from the exons ATGGATGAGAAGGCGGCGTCTGTGAGTACATTACCTCTACCCGTGCCCTTTCTTGAATTTCTTGCTCGAAACGGTGTGGATCCTTCAATTTACATCGCTGCTTCTCAGTCCACACCTCGTTACATTAG ACTAAAACCAGGTTGTGGAACCCGGATTACAGAAATTGAAGAGGAGGTTAAATGTAAGGTTCGAAAAGTGTCTTGGCTACCCAATTTCTATTTTCTTCAGCCTGATGTCCAAATTGCCAGCACAAAGGCTTATCAAGAAGGAAAG ATATATGGCATTGATGCAGCTTCTGGAGCTGCTGTAGTAGCTTTGAATGTTTTGCCAGGCGATCACATTCTTGACCTTTGTGCAGCGCCTG GTGCTAAACTCTGTATGATATTGGACCTCATTGGATGCTCGGGCTCAGTCACTGGTGTTGATGTTGCTAGACATAGGCTGGCAGCTTCAAGAACTATGCTGCAAAAATATGGGCTAGGTGACCGATGTCGTCTTTTTGTTGCAGATGGAACAATTTTCTCCTTTATTCCACCAAGGGTTCGGTCAAATT TCTTTTTGGGAATGGAAGAAGAGTCAGAGATATACAAGGAATGGACACATCGTAGACCATGTAAAGAACGAAAGAGAGTGGCTAAAGCTAGAGAAAATGCTTCTTCTCAACCTTTTGTGAAAACTCAAGATCCCGAGCTTATATTTTATGGGAGTAATTCTGGGGTGGTTGGTTTGAGAAAATCTGAAGTGTTCCGAAGTGTTGATGATCTTGAGATTTTGCAATTTGGCTATGACAAG TTGAAACTTTTGACCAATGGATTCAGATTGCTCAAGGCTGGGGGATTTCTTGTCTACAGCACCTGCAG TTTAACTGTTGCTCAGAATGAAGATGTGGTAGAGCAGTTCCTTTCACAAAATTTATCTGCAG AAATGGTAGAGGTAGAAGATGCTACGGGTTGGCCTTGCATCCCTGCAAGAATACCAAAGACGCTGCGTTTTGATCCATCAACTTCGTTTACGAGTGGACTTTTCATTTCTAAGTTCACCAAGTTAACAATTCCATAA